In Streptomyces sp. RFCAC02, the following proteins share a genomic window:
- the aroA gene encoding 3-phosphoshikimate 1-carboxyvinyltransferase, producing the protein MTDQHSETLALWPAPSAPGAVDATVTVPGSKSVTNRALILAALAADPSWLRRPLRSRDTLLMADALRSLGIGIEETVASNTAVSGMPSGRGEAWRVIPATPQAPVTVDVGNAGTVMRFLPPLAALAEGAVHFDGDPRSHIRPLGALIEALRALGARIDDGGRGALPMTVHGAGSLDGGYVEVDASSSSQFISALLLSGPRFNQGVEVRHTGGRLPSLPHIRMTVDMLRTAGAQVDAPDSGGEPDIWRVTPGALLGRDLVIEPDLSNAQPFLAAALVTGGRVTIPDWPVRTTQAGDALRDIFTRMGGVCVLDDRGLTLTGSGRVHGIDADLSEVGELTPGIAAVAALAEGESVLRGVAHLRLHETDRLAALTKEINALGGDVTETEDGLRIRPRPLRGGVFHTYEDHRLATAAAVLGLVVKDVEVENVATTGKTMPDFPDLWQRMLDGDAA; encoded by the coding sequence ATGACCGACCAGCACAGCGAAACCCTCGCACTTTGGCCCGCGCCGTCCGCCCCCGGCGCGGTCGACGCCACCGTGACGGTGCCCGGATCGAAGTCGGTCACCAATCGCGCCCTGATCCTGGCGGCCCTCGCCGCCGACCCCTCGTGGCTGCGCCGGCCCCTCCGCTCCCGGGACACGCTGCTGATGGCCGACGCCCTGCGGTCGCTCGGCATCGGCATCGAGGAGACGGTCGCTTCGAACACCGCAGTCTCCGGGATGCCGAGCGGCCGCGGCGAGGCGTGGCGCGTCATTCCGGCCACCCCGCAGGCCCCCGTGACCGTGGACGTCGGCAACGCGGGCACGGTCATGCGGTTCCTGCCGCCGCTCGCGGCCCTGGCCGAGGGCGCCGTCCACTTCGACGGCGACCCGCGCTCGCACATCCGGCCGCTCGGCGCGCTCATCGAGGCGCTCAGGGCGCTCGGCGCCCGCATCGACGACGGCGGCCGGGGCGCGCTCCCGATGACGGTGCACGGCGCCGGCTCCCTCGACGGCGGGTACGTCGAGGTGGACGCCTCGTCGTCGTCCCAGTTCATCAGCGCGCTGCTGCTGTCGGGACCCCGCTTCAACCAGGGCGTCGAGGTCCGGCACACCGGCGGGAGGCTGCCGTCCCTGCCGCACATCCGGATGACCGTCGACATGCTGCGCACGGCCGGCGCGCAGGTGGACGCCCCGGACTCCGGCGGCGAGCCGGACATCTGGCGCGTCACCCCGGGCGCGCTCCTCGGCCGCGACCTGGTCATCGAGCCCGACCTGTCGAACGCGCAGCCGTTCCTCGCCGCCGCCCTCGTCACCGGCGGGCGCGTCACGATCCCCGACTGGCCCGTCCGCACGACGCAGGCGGGGGACGCGCTGCGGGACATCTTCACCCGCATGGGTGGCGTCTGCGTCCTGGACGACCGCGGGCTGACCCTCACCGGCAGCGGCCGGGTCCACGGCATCGACGCCGACCTGAGCGAGGTCGGCGAGCTGACGCCCGGCATCGCCGCCGTGGCCGCCCTCGCCGAGGGCGAGTCGGTGCTGCGCGGCGTCGCGCACCTGCGGCTGCACGAGACGGACCGCCTGGCCGCGCTCACCAAGGAGATCAACGCCCTCGGCGGCGACGTCACCGAGACCGAGGACGGGCTCCGCATCCGGCCGCGCCCGCTGCGCGGCGGCGTGTTCCACACCTACGAGGACCACCGGCTCGCCACCGCGGCCGCCGTCCTCGGCCTCGTCGTGAAGGACGTCGAGGTCGAGAACGTCGCGACCACCGGCAAGACCATGCCGGACTTCCCCGACCTGTGGCAGCGCATGCTCGACGGGGACGCGGCCTAG
- a CDS encoding helix-turn-helix domain-containing protein: MSQDPTHGPEPAVKLAARRRREVVAVLLFSGSPMFESSIPLSVFGVDRQDAGVPRYRLLACAGEEGPLRTTGGLELRAPYGLSAVARAGTVIVPAWRSITGPPPAAALAALRRAHSEGARIVGLCTGAFALGAAGLLDGRPATTHWMYAPTLAKRYPSVHVDPRELFVDDGDILTSAGTAAGIDLCLHIVRQDHGAEAAAALARRLVLPPRRGNGTGDQDRHRHLDRSLPEDIGADPLAEVVAWALEHLHEQFDVETLAARAYMSRRTFDRRFRSLTGSAPLQWLITQRVLQAQRLLEVSDYSVDEVAGRCGFRSPVALRGHFRRQLGASPAAYRAAYRARQQDAAGARGKPGHEAFAARVPGQRTRPPA, translated from the coding sequence ATGAGCCAGGACCCAACGCACGGCCCCGAGCCAGCCGTCAAGCTCGCTGCCCGACGCCGCCGCGAAGTCGTCGCGGTGCTGCTGTTCAGCGGCAGTCCCATGTTCGAAAGCTCCATCCCGCTGTCCGTCTTCGGCGTCGACCGCCAGGACGCCGGGGTGCCGCGCTACCGGCTGCTCGCCTGCGCGGGAGAAGAGGGGCCGCTGCGCACCACCGGCGGCCTGGAACTGCGCGCCCCGTACGGCCTCAGCGCGGTCGCGCGGGCCGGCACCGTCATCGTTCCCGCCTGGCGGTCGATCACCGGGCCGCCCCCGGCCGCCGCCCTGGCGGCCCTGCGGCGCGCGCACAGCGAGGGCGCCCGCATCGTCGGTCTGTGCACGGGGGCGTTCGCCCTCGGCGCCGCCGGCCTGCTGGACGGCCGCCCGGCCACCACGCACTGGATGTACGCCCCCACGCTCGCCAAGCGCTACCCGTCGGTCCACGTGGACCCGAGGGAGCTGTTCGTCGACGACGGCGACATCCTGACGTCGGCCGGCACCGCCGCCGGGATCGACCTGTGCCTGCACATAGTGCGCCAGGACCACGGCGCCGAGGCGGCCGCCGCGCTGGCCCGGCGCCTGGTGCTGCCCCCGCGCCGCGGCAACGGCACCGGCGACCAGGACCGCCACCGGCACCTCGATCGGTCTTTACCCGAGGACATCGGCGCCGACCCGCTGGCCGAGGTCGTCGCGTGGGCGCTGGAGCACCTGCACGAGCAGTTCGACGTGGAGACGCTCGCCGCCCGCGCGTACATGAGCCGGCGCACGTTCGACCGCCGTTTCAGGTCGCTGACGGGCAGCGCGCCGCTCCAGTGGCTGATCACGCAGCGCGTGCTCCAGGCGCAGCGGCTCCTCGAGGTCTCCGACTACTCGGTGGACGAGGTCGCGGGCCGCTGCGGCTTCCGGTCCCCGGTGGCGCTGCGCGGGCACTTCCGCCGGCAGCTCGGGGCCTCGCCCGCGGCCTACCGGGCGGCGTACCGCGCGCGCCAGCAGGACGCGGCCGGCGCGCGCGGCAAGCCGGGGCACGAGGCGTTCGCCGCCCGTGTCCCGGGGCAGCGCACCCGCCCCCCGGCGTGA
- the orn gene encoding oligoribonuclease yields the protein MNDRMVWIDCEMTGLSLTDDALIEVAALVTDSELNVLGEGVDVVIRPPDAALRSMPEVVRTMHTASGLLDELADGTTLAEAEERVLAYVREHAPEAGKTPLCGNTIGTDRGFLARDMPRLESHLHYRVIDVSSVKELARRWYPRAYFNSPEKGGNHRALADIRESIAELRYYRETVFVPQPGPDSDTARRIAAEHVVR from the coding sequence ATGAACGACCGCATGGTGTGGATCGACTGCGAGATGACGGGGCTCTCCCTGACCGACGACGCGCTGATCGAGGTGGCGGCGCTGGTCACCGACTCGGAGCTGAACGTGCTCGGTGAAGGGGTGGACGTCGTCATCCGCCCGCCCGACGCCGCGCTCCGCTCGATGCCGGAGGTCGTCAGGACCATGCACACGGCCTCCGGGCTGCTGGACGAGCTCGCGGACGGCACGACCCTCGCGGAGGCCGAGGAGCGGGTCCTCGCCTATGTCCGCGAGCACGCCCCGGAGGCGGGCAAGACCCCGCTGTGCGGCAACACGATCGGCACCGACCGCGGCTTCCTCGCCCGGGACATGCCGCGGCTCGAATCGCACCTCCACTACCGTGTGATCGATGTCTCATCGGTGAAGGAGCTGGCCCGCCGCTGGTACCCGAGGGCGTACTTCAACAGCCCCGAGAAGGGCGGCAACCACCGCGCGCTCGCGGACATCCGCGAGTCCATCGCGGAGCTGCGCTACTACCGCGAGACCGTCTTCGTGCCCCAGCCAGGACCCGATTCGGACACGGCCCGCCGCATCGCCGCCGAGCACGTCGTCCGCTGA
- a CDS encoding M50 family metallopeptidase, protein MDIADLGELWDRVTGTQSAPERWLVVAAAVVACAAVLPVGVWRWTRATITIAHEGGHGLVALLTGRTLQGIRLHSDTSGLTVSRGRPTGVGMALTAAAGYTAPSLLGLGGAFLLAAGRTTALLWGATALLLALLVMVRNAYGALTVVVTCAVFLLVSWLTGPDVQAAFAYVVVWFLLIGGVRPVLELQGKRGRGAAPDSDADQLARLTRVPALLWVLLFLLVAAASLFAGGSRLLAL, encoded by the coding sequence ATGGACATCGCGGACCTCGGCGAGCTGTGGGACCGGGTCACCGGCACCCAGTCCGCGCCCGAACGGTGGCTCGTCGTGGCCGCCGCCGTCGTCGCCTGTGCCGCCGTCCTGCCCGTCGGCGTCTGGCGCTGGACCCGCGCCACCATCACGATCGCCCACGAGGGCGGGCACGGCCTGGTGGCCCTCCTCACCGGCCGCACGCTCCAGGGCATCCGGCTGCACTCCGACACCTCCGGCCTCACCGTCTCCCGCGGCCGGCCCACCGGCGTCGGCATGGCCCTCACCGCGGCGGCCGGCTACACCGCGCCCTCGCTGCTCGGCCTCGGTGGCGCGTTCCTGCTGGCCGCCGGGCGCACGACGGCGCTCCTGTGGGGCGCGACCGCCCTGCTCCTCGCGCTCCTCGTGATGGTTCGCAACGCTTACGGAGCGCTCACCGTCGTCGTCACCTGCGCCGTCTTCCTCCTCGTGTCCTGGCTCACCGGACCGGACGTGCAGGCGGCGTTCGCGTACGTCGTGGTGTGGTTCCTGCTGATCGGCGGCGTCCGGCCCGTCCTCGAACTGCAGGGGAAACGGGGCAGGGGCGCGGCCCCCGACTCGGACGCCGACCAGCTCGCCCGCCTCACCCGGGTCCCCGCGCTGCTGTGGGTGCTGCTCTTCCTCCTCGTCGCCGCCGCGTCACTCTTCGCAGGCGGCAGCCGGCTGCTGGCGCTCTGA
- a CDS encoding acyl-CoA dehydrogenase family protein produces the protein MPLDHRLSPEHEELRRTVEAFAHDVVAPRIAEHYERHTFPYEIVREMGRMGLFGLPFPEEWGGMGGDYLALCLALEELARVDSSIAITLEAGVSLGAMPLYRFGTPEQKRTWLPRLCSGEILGAFGLTEPDCGSDAGGTRTTAVRDGDTWVINGNKSFITNSGTDITGLVTVTARTGGPGGPISAFVVPAGTPGLTVAPAYSKVGWNASDTHGLSLTDVRVPADSLLGEEGRGYAQFLRVLDEGRVAIAALATGLAQGCVDESVRYARERAAFGRPIAAHQAIQFKLADMEARAHTSRAAWRDAAARLLAGEPFKKAAAIAKLHASDAAVTNAREATQIHGGYGFMNEYPVARMWRDAKILEIGEGTSEVQRMVIARELGLAYAA, from the coding sequence ATGCCCCTGGACCACCGTCTCAGCCCGGAGCACGAGGAACTGCGGCGGACCGTCGAGGCGTTCGCGCACGACGTCGTCGCCCCGAGGATCGCCGAGCACTACGAACGGCACACCTTCCCGTACGAGATCGTCCGCGAGATGGGGCGCATGGGCCTGTTCGGGCTGCCGTTCCCCGAGGAATGGGGCGGCATGGGCGGCGACTACCTGGCGCTGTGCCTGGCCCTGGAGGAACTCGCGCGCGTGGACTCGTCCATCGCCATCACCCTGGAGGCGGGCGTGTCGCTGGGCGCGATGCCGCTGTACCGCTTCGGCACGCCCGAACAGAAACGGACCTGGCTGCCGCGGCTGTGCAGCGGGGAGATCCTCGGCGCGTTCGGCCTGACCGAGCCGGACTGCGGCTCCGACGCCGGCGGCACCCGCACCACGGCCGTACGGGACGGCGACACGTGGGTCATCAACGGCAACAAGAGCTTCATCACCAACTCGGGCACCGACATCACCGGGCTCGTCACCGTCACCGCCCGCACGGGCGGCCCCGGCGGGCCGATCTCGGCCTTCGTCGTCCCGGCCGGCACGCCGGGGCTCACCGTCGCGCCCGCGTACTCCAAGGTCGGCTGGAACGCGTCGGACACCCACGGCCTGTCCCTGACGGACGTCCGCGTCCCGGCGGACAGCCTCCTCGGCGAGGAGGGCCGGGGGTACGCGCAGTTCCTCCGCGTCCTGGACGAGGGCCGGGTCGCGATCGCCGCGCTGGCGACCGGCCTGGCCCAGGGCTGCGTGGACGAGTCGGTGCGCTACGCGCGGGAGCGCGCGGCGTTCGGCCGTCCGATCGCGGCCCACCAGGCGATCCAGTTCAAACTGGCCGACATGGAGGCGCGCGCCCACACCTCGCGCGCCGCCTGGCGCGACGCGGCCGCCCGCCTGCTGGCGGGCGAGCCGTTCAAGAAGGCGGCGGCGATCGCGAAACTCCACGCCTCCGACGCGGCCGTCACCAACGCGCGCGAGGCGACCCAGATCCACGGCGGCTACGGCTTCATGAACGAGTACCCGGTGGCCCGCATGTGGCGCGACGCCAAGATCCTCGAAATCGGCGAGGGCACGAGCGAGGTGCAACGGATGGTGATTGCGCGCGAGTTGGGACTGGCATACGCTGCGTGA
- a CDS encoding DUF2637 domain-containing protein, producing MLHDAETNLLIPPELRTDSPDWDVLDDTTRLSELLQTPIDPPCPRAPVTARHRRRRHRFQWDTPTARVRWLRWASLLTAAAATALMAMLSVLGGLISYEPLRAAAAPGASQTLTAWWPLLIYGPWLVASLSILRAALHQRKSLHSWAVVVLFSGIAVALCVAQAPADLISIGVAGLPPVSALLAFHQIVRQITLISPPRHAVPRQRSTAPAL from the coding sequence ATGCTGCACGACGCGGAAACGAATCTGCTGATCCCCCCGGAACTGAGGACCGACTCGCCCGACTGGGACGTCCTCGACGACACCACCCGTCTTTCCGAACTCCTCCAGACCCCGATCGACCCGCCGTGCCCCCGCGCCCCGGTCACCGCACGGCACCGCAGGCGACGGCACCGCTTCCAGTGGGACACGCCGACCGCGCGGGTCCGCTGGCTGCGCTGGGCGAGCCTCCTGACCGCCGCTGCCGCGACCGCGCTGATGGCCATGCTCAGCGTGCTGGGCGGCCTCATCTCGTACGAGCCGCTGCGCGCCGCCGCGGCACCGGGCGCCTCCCAGACCCTCACCGCCTGGTGGCCGCTGCTGATCTACGGCCCCTGGCTCGTCGCCTCCCTGTCGATCCTCCGCGCCGCCCTGCACCAGCGGAAGTCCCTGCACTCGTGGGCCGTGGTCGTCCTCTTCTCCGGCATCGCGGTGGCGCTGTGCGTCGCGCAGGCGCCGGCGGACCTGATCTCCATCGGTGTCGCGGGCCTGCCCCCCGTGTCGGCGCTGCTGGCGTTCCACCAGATCGTGCGGCAGATCACGCTGATCAGCCCGCCGCGCCACGCCGTGCCCCGCCAGCGGTCCACCGCGCCGGCCCTCTGA
- a CDS encoding oxidoreductase has protein sequence MDKVWLVTGATSGFGRAITEAAVAAGDVVVATARRPAALGDLVAAHPDRVEALPLDVTDAAAVTETVAGVVARHGRIDVLVNNAGRTHVGAFEETTQEELRDLFEVHVFGPAALTRAVLPHMRERRSGAIVQLSSFGGQTSFAGFAAYSATKFALEGMSVALADEVRDLGITVLVVEPGAFRTGLFANGSTSTPLPAYEAKVGPTRRMVETGDGTQPGDPAKAAAAILAALDADRPPLRLPLGGDGVDAILAHLDTTRAELHAWEKVARATAFDA, from the coding sequence GTGGACAAGGTCTGGCTCGTCACCGGCGCGACCAGCGGCTTCGGCCGCGCCATCACCGAGGCGGCCGTCGCCGCCGGCGACGTCGTGGTCGCCACCGCCCGCCGCCCCGCGGCCCTGGGCGACCTGGTCGCCGCCCACCCCGACCGGGTGGAGGCCCTTCCGCTCGACGTGACGGACGCGGCGGCCGTCACCGAGACCGTCGCCGGCGTCGTCGCCCGCCACGGCCGGATCGACGTGCTCGTGAACAACGCCGGCCGCACCCACGTCGGCGCCTTCGAGGAGACGACGCAGGAGGAGCTGCGCGACCTCTTCGAGGTCCATGTCTTCGGCCCCGCCGCCCTCACCAGGGCCGTGCTGCCCCACATGCGGGAGCGTCGCTCCGGTGCGATCGTCCAGCTCAGCAGCTTCGGCGGGCAGACATCGTTCGCCGGCTTCGCCGCGTACAGCGCGACGAAGTTCGCCCTGGAGGGCATGTCCGTCGCGCTGGCCGACGAGGTGCGCGACCTCGGCATCACCGTGCTCGTCGTGGAGCCCGGCGCGTTCCGCACCGGACTGTTCGCGAACGGGAGCACCAGCACGCCGCTGCCCGCGTACGAGGCGAAGGTCGGCCCCACCCGCCGCATGGTCGAGACCGGGGACGGCACCCAGCCGGGCGACCCCGCCAAGGCCGCCGCCGCGATCCTCGCCGCCCTCGACGCCGACCGCCCGCCCCTGCGACTGCCCCTCGGCGGCGACGGTGTCGACGCGATCCTCGCCCACCTCGACACGACCCGCGCCGAGCTGCACGCCTGGGAGAAAGTGGCCCGCGCCACCGCTTTCGACGCCTGA
- the rsgA gene encoding ribosome small subunit-dependent GTPase A has translation MRRYGKNPDEDDIRVRPSRRGSRPRTQRRPAHEDAEAGLVLTVDRGRVTCLVDDRTVTAMKARELGRKSVVVGDRVAVVGDLSGRKDTLARVVRVEERSSALRRTADDDDPFERVVVANADQLAIVTALADPEPRPRLIDRCLVAAYDAGLDPLLILTKADLAPPATLLDTYAPLGIRHVVTSAEEFDTGGEATTAVARVRELLAGRTTAFVGHSGVGKTTLVNALVPERRRATGEVNAVTGRGRHTTVSALALPLPGMPGWVIDTPGVRSFGLHHVDPSRVIHAFPDLEPGTAECPRACSHDEPDCALDAWVADGHADPARLHSLRRLLSTRERREGD, from the coding sequence ATGCGCCGCTACGGCAAGAACCCCGACGAGGACGACATCCGCGTCCGCCCCAGCCGCCGGGGCAGCAGGCCGCGCACACAGCGCCGGCCCGCGCACGAGGACGCGGAGGCCGGCCTCGTCCTGACCGTGGACCGGGGGCGGGTCACCTGCCTCGTGGACGACCGCACGGTCACCGCGATGAAGGCCCGCGAACTGGGGCGCAAGAGCGTCGTCGTCGGGGACCGGGTGGCGGTCGTCGGGGACCTGTCGGGCCGCAAGGACACGCTGGCGCGCGTCGTGCGCGTGGAGGAGCGGTCGTCGGCGCTGCGCCGCACGGCCGACGACGACGACCCGTTCGAGCGCGTGGTCGTCGCCAACGCCGACCAGCTCGCCATCGTGACGGCCCTCGCCGACCCGGAGCCGAGGCCACGGCTGATCGACCGCTGTCTCGTCGCGGCGTACGACGCGGGGCTCGACCCGCTGCTGATCCTCACGAAGGCGGACCTGGCGCCGCCCGCCACGCTGCTGGACACGTACGCGCCCCTGGGCATCCGGCACGTGGTGACGAGCGCCGAGGAGTTCGACACGGGCGGCGAGGCCACGACGGCCGTCGCGCGGGTGCGGGAGCTGCTCGCCGGCCGTACGACGGCGTTCGTCGGGCACAGCGGCGTCGGGAAGACGACCCTGGTGAACGCGCTGGTCCCGGAGCGGCGGCGCGCCACCGGCGAGGTGAACGCGGTGACGGGCCGGGGCCGCCACACGACGGTGTCGGCGCTGGCGCTGCCGCTGCCGGGGATGCCGGGCTGGGTCATCGACACGCCGGGGGTCCGGTCGTTCGGCCTGCACCACGTGGACCCGTCACGGGTGATCCACGCCTTCCCCGACCTCGAACCGGGGACGGCGGAGTGCCCGCGCGCGTGCAGCCACGACGAGCCGGACTGCGCGCTCGACGCCTGGGTGGCCGACGGTCACGCGGATCCGGCGCGCCTGCACTCGCTGCGCCGCCTGCTGTCCACGCGCGAACGCCGCGAGGGCGACTGA
- a CDS encoding LysR substrate-binding domain-containing protein: protein MDVHGRDLRYFVAVADELHFTRAAARLYVSQPALSKQIRALERQLGAPLFLREPGGVRLTGAGEALLPHARRLLDVWDAAAAAVEEARAAQRATVVIGMSTGPGRGGLLPAVRSRFTAEHPGAELRLRQVGWEDGTAGLADGGSDLAFVWLPLRDPARYAWLVVAEEPRLVALPEGHPLAARERLACADLWDEPFLALPEAAGGLRDFWLATEERAGRPVRVGAVVSGPDETYEALVDGRGVVLLAEGNAPLLTRGGVVTRPVTGLSPCRLALAWRADDTRPLVRAYARACRLVTEARRGG, encoded by the coding sequence ATGGACGTGCACGGGCGGGACCTCCGGTACTTCGTCGCGGTCGCCGACGAGCTGCACTTCACGCGGGCGGCCGCCCGGCTGTACGTGTCGCAGCCGGCCCTCAGCAAACAGATCCGCGCCCTGGAGCGGCAGCTCGGCGCGCCGCTCTTCCTGCGCGAGCCGGGCGGCGTCCGGCTGACCGGGGCCGGGGAGGCCCTGCTGCCGCACGCGCGGCGTCTCCTGGATGTGTGGGACGCGGCGGCAGCGGCCGTGGAGGAGGCCAGGGCGGCGCAGCGCGCGACGGTCGTGATCGGCATGTCGACCGGACCCGGCCGCGGCGGGCTGCTGCCGGCCGTGCGGTCGCGGTTCACGGCGGAGCACCCGGGCGCGGAGCTGCGCCTGCGGCAGGTGGGGTGGGAGGACGGCACGGCGGGGCTCGCCGACGGCGGGAGCGACCTGGCGTTCGTCTGGCTGCCCCTGCGCGATCCGGCCAGGTACGCGTGGCTCGTGGTGGCCGAAGAGCCCCGGCTCGTCGCCCTGCCGGAGGGGCACCCGCTCGCGGCGCGGGAGCGGCTCGCGTGCGCCGACCTGTGGGACGAGCCGTTCCTCGCCCTGCCCGAGGCGGCCGGCGGGCTGCGCGACTTCTGGCTCGCGACGGAGGAACGGGCGGGCCGGCCGGTCCGCGTCGGCGCGGTCGTGTCGGGTCCCGACGAGACGTACGAGGCCCTGGTGGACGGCCGGGGCGTCGTCCTCCTCGCCGAGGGCAACGCGCCACTGCTCACCCGCGGCGGCGTCGTGACCCGGCCGGTGACGGGCCTTTCGCCGTGCCGCCTGGCCCTGGCGTGGCGCGCGGACGACACGCGCCCACTGGTGCGGGCGTACGCGCGGGCCTGCCGTCTGGTGACGGAGGCGCGTCGGGGAGGATGA
- the glmS gene encoding glutamine--fructose-6-phosphate transaminase (isomerizing) — translation MCGIVGYIGKRDVAPLLLEGLQRLEYRGYDSAGVAIHSSGKNGGLKVVKNAGRVRELEAKIPARFAGTAGIAHTRWATHGAPNDMNAHPHVDALGEVAVVHNGIIDNSAELRAKLAADGVELASETDTEVLAHLVARAQADTLEDKVREALRHIEGTYGIAVLHAAFPDRIVVARNGSPVVLGIGEKEMFVASDVAALVSHTRQVITLDDGEMATLKADDYRTFTTDGSRTATSPTTVEWEAESWDMGGHDTYMHKEIAEQAEAVDRVLRGRIDDRFATVRLGGLNLDPRAARAVRRVKILGCGSAYHAGQIGAQLIEELARIPADAEPASEFRYRNAVVDPDTLYIATSQSGETYDTLAAVQELKRKGAMVLGVVNVVGSAIARETDGGIYVHAGPEVCVVSTKCFTNTAVAFALLALHLGRIRDLSVADGRRIIEGLRKLPEQIGEILRGEERIAKLAAELAEARSMLFVGRVRGFPVAKEASLKLKEVSYIHAEAYPASELKHGPLALIEPAVPTVAIIPNDELVDKNRATLEEIKARSGRIIAVAHEEQAKADDTLVVPCNEPELDPILMGIPLQLLAYHTALALGRDIDKPRNLAKSVTVE, via the coding sequence ATGTGTGGAATCGTCGGTTACATCGGCAAACGGGATGTGGCGCCGCTCCTGCTGGAAGGGCTCCAGCGCCTGGAGTACCGGGGCTACGACTCGGCCGGTGTCGCGATCCATAGCAGCGGGAAGAACGGCGGTCTCAAGGTCGTCAAGAACGCCGGCCGCGTCCGCGAGCTGGAGGCGAAGATCCCCGCCCGCTTCGCCGGGACGGCGGGCATCGCCCACACCCGGTGGGCCACCCACGGCGCCCCCAACGACATGAACGCCCACCCGCACGTCGACGCGCTCGGCGAGGTCGCCGTCGTCCACAACGGCATCATCGACAACTCGGCCGAGCTGCGCGCCAAGCTGGCCGCCGACGGCGTGGAGCTGGCCTCGGAGACCGACACCGAGGTCCTCGCCCACCTCGTCGCCCGCGCCCAGGCCGACACGCTGGAGGACAAGGTCCGCGAGGCCCTGCGCCACATCGAGGGCACCTACGGCATCGCCGTCCTGCACGCCGCCTTCCCCGACCGGATCGTCGTCGCCCGCAACGGCTCGCCGGTCGTCCTCGGCATCGGCGAGAAGGAGATGTTCGTCGCCTCCGACGTGGCCGCCCTGGTCAGCCACACCCGGCAGGTCATCACGCTGGACGACGGCGAGATGGCCACCCTGAAGGCCGACGACTACCGCACCTTCACCACGGACGGCAGCCGTACCGCCACCTCCCCGACCACCGTCGAGTGGGAGGCCGAGAGCTGGGACATGGGCGGCCACGACACGTACATGCACAAGGAGATCGCCGAGCAGGCCGAGGCGGTGGACCGGGTGCTGCGCGGCCGGATCGACGACCGGTTCGCGACGGTGCGTCTCGGCGGCCTGAACCTGGACCCCCGGGCCGCCCGCGCCGTCCGCCGCGTCAAGATCCTCGGCTGCGGCTCCGCCTACCACGCCGGCCAGATCGGCGCGCAGCTCATCGAGGAACTGGCCCGCATCCCGGCCGACGCGGAGCCGGCGAGCGAGTTCCGCTACCGCAACGCCGTCGTGGACCCCGACACGCTCTACATCGCGACGAGCCAGTCCGGCGAGACGTACGACACCCTCGCGGCCGTGCAGGAGCTGAAGCGCAAGGGCGCCATGGTCCTCGGTGTCGTCAACGTGGTGGGCAGCGCCATCGCCCGCGAGACGGACGGCGGCATCTACGTCCACGCCGGCCCCGAGGTGTGCGTCGTGTCCACGAAGTGCTTCACCAACACCGCCGTGGCCTTCGCCCTGCTCGCGCTGCACCTCGGCCGCATCCGGGACCTGTCGGTCGCCGACGGCCGGCGCATCATCGAGGGCCTGCGGAAGCTGCCGGAGCAGATCGGCGAGATCCTGCGCGGCGAGGAGCGGATCGCGAAGCTTGCCGCGGAGCTGGCGGAGGCCAGGAGCATGCTGTTCGTGGGGCGGGTGCGGGGCTTCCCGGTCGCGAAGGAGGCGTCCCTGAAGCTCAAGGAGGTCTCCTACATCCACGCCGAGGCGTACCCGGCGTCCGAGCTGAAGCACGGCCCGCTGGCGCTGATCGAGCCGGCCGTGCCGACCGTCGCGATCATCCCGAACGACGAACTCGTCGACAAGAACCGCGCCACCCTGGAGGAGATCAAGGCCCGCAGCGGCCGGATCATCGCGGTCGCGCACGAGGAACAGGCCAAGGCCGACGACACGCTCGTCGTGCCGTGCAACGAGCCGGAGCTCGACCCCATCCTCATGGGCATCCCGCTCCAGCTCCTGGCGTACCACACGGCCCTCGCCCTCGGCCGGGACATCGACAAGCCCCGCAACCTGGCGAAGTCCGTCACCGTCGAGTGA
- a CDS encoding universal stress protein yields MAGYEFPEPADRRRVVDPFTSPDPGADSCSPRDPAFQHGVVVGFDGSTSSERALAYAIGMARRSSCGLIIVHVANRLPTTVWAGCEPPALIDVPDHRTEVLGLELACAEHLSDVPWLLLERGGDICHELEDVGHEFAADAIVVGTTHGLLGRLFGSVSGRLARRARRPVIVIP; encoded by the coding sequence ATGGCTGGATACGAGTTCCCCGAACCAGCGGATCGCAGGCGCGTCGTCGATCCCTTCACCTCGCCCGATCCGGGGGCGGACTCGTGCTCGCCGCGCGATCCCGCGTTCCAGCACGGGGTGGTCGTCGGGTTCGACGGCTCGACGTCGAGCGAGCGCGCCCTGGCGTATGCCATCGGCATGGCCAGGCGCTCCTCCTGCGGTCTGATCATCGTCCATGTGGCGAACCGGCTGCCCACCACCGTCTGGGCCGGCTGCGAGCCGCCCGCCCTGATCGACGTGCCCGACCACCGCACCGAGGTCCTGGGGCTCGAGCTGGCCTGCGCCGAGCACCTGTCCGACGTGCCGTGGCTGCTCCTGGAGCGTGGCGGGGACATCTGCCACGAGCTGGAGGACGTCGGCCACGAGTTCGCGGCGGACGCGATCGTCGTCGGCACGACGCACGGCCTGCTCGGCCGGCTGTTCGGCTCCGTGTCGGGGCGGCTCGCGCGCAGGGCGCGGCGGCCCGTGATCGTCATCCCGTAA